GCGACTTCCTCCTCACCCCCCTTCGGATCCAGGGTAGGGGGGAAGTTCCTCAACACACTCCGCATGGCGCTTGAAAGGTGAGCCCGGAGAACCTTCTTGCTCCTCACGAGATCCCTCCTCTCAATCGCCTCGAAAAGCCGGCAGTGCTCCTCGAAGGCCTGCCGAATCTCTCCCATGTGATTGCGATCCGAGAAAGCAATGATCTGGAGCATGCTTCGGTATGTGGAATATATCTTCTCGATTTGGGAGTTACTCGACTTCCGGATGATCAACCGATGGAGTGCCATATCGAGGTCGAGACATTCCTCTACCCTCCCCTTTTCCAGTCCTGCCCGTGCACGCTCGATCTGCTCGTGAATCTCATCTATCTCCCTCTGGCTTATGTTCTCGACGGCCGACTCGAGGGCGAAAGACTCCAGCAGCCCCCTCACCTCGAATATCTCCTGGATCTCCCTCCTGGTATACTGGGCCACAAAGACTCCCTTTCTGGAAAATCTCACAAGC
This sequence is a window from Deltaproteobacteria bacterium. Protein-coding genes within it:
- a CDS encoding GntR family transcriptional regulator yields the protein MSFEKVSYRSLSDDVHEILKRKILRCELKQGQRLKDKEIAQALGVSRSLVRNVLTILEKEGLVRFSRKGVFVAQYTRREIQEIFEVRGLLESFALESAVENISQREIDEIHEQIERARAGLEKGRVEECLDLDMALHRLIIRKSSNSQIEKIYSTYRSMLQIIAFSDRNHMGEIRQAFEEHCRLFEAIERRDLVRSKKVLRAHLSSAMRSVLRNFPPTLDPKGGEEEVA